Below is a genomic region from Triticum dicoccoides isolate Atlit2015 ecotype Zavitan chromosome 5A, WEW_v2.0, whole genome shotgun sequence.
GGAGACCCAGCGGAAGGAGATGGCACAGCTCCAGCACCGACTCAGGAAACGGATCGACAAGTGTGTGGAGTGGCTGCCTTACAAGTCCAACTTCAGATACGTTGTACATAGGGATCTGGCCGAGTAGGCAGGGCAGGCACCGGTTTTCGGTTTTGGTTTTGGGTTTTGTTCTTATGGTGTAAGTAGTTACCGGGTTTTAGATGAACCTAACCCATGGTGTGGTGTGTAAGTGTGTAAATACAGCTGAAGTGTGAATTGTGTTGGTTTTGGTTATAGGGGCTGGGTGTACTGGTGATCTGAATTGTGAAAGCTTCTCATTTTGCCACTGTGGTGTATACTGCTCAACAGTCAACTGTGCATCCAGAATTGACATGATGGCATTAGAGACAATTGTCGGCCTTATCTTATCTGCACATCGATATTCAGGTGAAAATTCATATTCAGCCCTGGATTTGTCTAGTAATTTAGCTTTCCATTGTGGCGGCGATCTCACGACGGTGAAGCAAGTGGCACAAATGCAGAGTCGATAAAATAAACAACAACATAAATGCTCAACCCAGGGAGGAAACTGGTAAAACACTAGGCAGTGAGGCGCCAGCAGAATGCATGATAAAAGTAACTGAATTCTCTATTCAATGTGTCAAATGTTTCATTGCTGATTGAATCAATTGGAAAGCATTTGGAAACATTTCGTGTAGTCGCATAATCTGCGAGTGACAGTTGATGTTTGGTAATAGTAACGAGACGACATAGGAATTATTTGAAGAGAAAAAAAAAAGACTCGAGAACTGACATGATCTAGACATAGTTGCGACGCGTTTGGCTATGGCTTGTTTGTGTTGTCTCTATTTTCACAACGGGCACTCCAGCAAATGGCCCTGGGCTTTCAGCGACTCGACGCAGTCGTTGAACATCTCTTGCACTCCTTTGAACTTGAGACCCAGCCCCTGGAGCTTGGATGTGTTGAGCTGATACGCCTGCTTTCCATAGGGGTTACTGAGCCTGCAGAGCGATTTCAAGGTACACATTTCAGTCAAAATTCGGCAAAGAGATGAACCGAAGAAAAATATGTATATTTGCAGCAAGAGCAGATATTAAGACTGCTCGTGAGAATGAGTTGTATGCATTGCATCGACTTACCTCCTTGGAATTGGGAATACCGGAAACTGCTTCGTGAGTAAGCCAACCAATTCATTGTTATCCAGAACCACTGAACTGCACAGATATCTGCCACTTGCCTCGGGTGTTTCGTACACTAGAATGTGGCTCCGTGCAACGTCATCGATGTGAACATATCCCATCCTCCCATACGAAGTGAACCTGTCTGTGTCACCTGCAAGAGCATATATGAACAGCAGTTAGCGACTAACTACAAAGGGTACATCATTTGAAAAACAGAACAAGCAACGATCCAAATGCTGCCAAAAATGCTTTTAGATCTGAAGCCAGGGACTTGCATTCAGGAGAAAACTTGGAAAAGGTTGAGTTAAATTACTGAAGCCAACGATCCAACAACTAAAAATGCTTTTAGCACCCTATTGGAGATAAATGACTAGAAAAATCTCACATACCTTGAAGTAAGCCAAGGATATCAGAAGCAGTTGTACACAGTTCATGGGACAAACTGGGCCCAATCACGAATGACGGAAGAACGGTGACAAGGTCAATGTTATTCTCCTTGGCAAAGTCCAATGCTGCTTTCTCTGCAAATACCTTTGCCAGGGCATACCATAGCTTTTTGGGCGCATGGAAGAGGAACAATTTCAGATCAAAGTGTTATGCAGAAATGTAATCTGGAGTACAGTTCTGTATTACCTGTAGCTTTTCGCAGAGTGGCACAGAGCTCCACGTTGTTTCATCCCACAACAGTTCTGGCTGCTGGGTTTCGTCCCTAATCCTCACCGCGGACGATGAAGATGTGAGAACAACCCGTTTTAGAAACGGACTCTTCTTGCACGACCTTAGCACATTTAGGGTACCATTAATTGCAGGACCAAGTGTTGCTTCCTGTAACATAAATAGCATATTCAAGTACATGGCATGGTAATAATAATAGAATTGAGGGTTTGAAGCAAATGCAGCATGCCTTGCAATTGGAATCAGATTTTCCAAGGACAGGTGATGCAATGTGGAAGACACCCTCACAAGCCATCACAGCATCATCAAAGCTCCCTTCCTCCAATAAATCAGCTCTCACAAGTTGGAGCCTCTCATTTGCACCAGGTAATTTCCAAAGGTGTCCAACTTTTCTCTGATTCCCTGCCAAATTCCAAATACACAGTTCAAACCATAGTTCATTTGCTTGCAGGTATGTACGATAAATAATGTCATCAAGAGGGATGCTAGAAAGGAATACCTGGATCTCTGACTGTCCCTATCACATGATATCCACACTCAAGAAGTCTCTTGATGAGCCAAGAGGCGAGAAAGCCTGAGGCCCCAGTTACACACACTTTGCCCTTGGCTGAGCTCACCATTGTCTCGAACTGGAAGTGGTGAAGCTGAGATTTGTTGCAAATCCAGCTTCTCATATAAGCACGTCAGGGAACGTTCTAGAGGAGGAAGATCAAGAATGGTTCACCACCCCATTTCTGTGATCGCAGTTATTAACAGGTACAAAGCTTGGTTGGTAGAATGCAGATTTACAGTACATTCTGAAGATATCTAGGTGACAGGTTGGTGTGGAATAGCAATGAGTTTGCTGACTGAATATTTTTGTTCATTCCATCAGGCTGACAATTTGTGACTCGAAGAAAGAAAGTTTACATCAAAAAATTCGCCTATCATATCAATGTGAACCAGCACTAAACCTGGAGCTAATTTTAAATTGTTGAGAGCAAAATGTTGCAGCGAGAGCATCAAGAACCCCATGGAAGCTGCTAAACCTCGAGCTCACGACGTCGACCTCAATGCCGAGCCTCCTGACGCCCTCGGCGGTGACCGGCCCATGCGCGGCCACGACCATGTCCGGCCAGCGCGCCCTGAGCCGCGGCCAGCTCCACCCGGCGGCGTCCAACCCCTTGAGCAGCCCCTCCACCTCGGCCGAGCTGGTGAACACGATGGCGTCGGGCGCGGCGGCGTCCGGGGCCACCAGCCGCTCGGCGCAGCCCGGGCCGGCCCAGCACGTGGTGTACGCCGGCGCGCGCACGGCCGTCCACCCGGCCGCGTCGAGCCGGGCGAGGAAGTCGGGCACGACGGGCGGCTCGCGAAGCCCGTCGACGTCGGGGACAGGGCAGAGCACGCGGCGGCCGGACccgcgccccagcgcctccacgaGGCCGGCGGGGGTGGGGACGTCCGGGACGAGGACGGCCACCCTCCCGGCGTCGCGGCAGAGCCTGGCAAGGAAGGCGCCGTCCAGGAGGTCGGCGTCGCTGCCGAGTGCCGCCACGGTGAAGGGGAGCGCGGAGGCGGCGTCGGAGAGGGGAAGctgggcggaggaggaggaggaggggagggcgcGGGAGAAGGCGGCGATGCCGGAGCGGGATGTGAAGGCGAGCGCCGCGAAGGGGTCGAGAGCGCCGGGCAGGAGGTAGGGGCGGAGGCGGTCGGGCTCGTGGGCGCGGATGGCGATGGTAGGCACGGGGAGCGGGTGCGCGCCGCGCTGC
It encodes:
- the LOC119302084 gene encoding tetraketide alpha-pyrone reductase 1-like; this encodes MRSWICNKSQLHHFQFETMVSSAKGKVCVTGASGFLASWLIKRLLECGYHVIGTVRDPGNQRKVGHLWKLPGANERLQLVRADLLEEGSFDDAVMACEGVFHIASPVLGKSDSNCKEATLGPAINGTLNVLRSCKKSPFLKRVVLTSSSSAVRIRDETQQPELLWDETTWSSVPLCEKLQLWYALAKVFAEKAALDFAKENNIDLVTVLPSFVIGPSLSHELCTTASDILGLLQGDTDRFTSYGRMGYVHIDDVARSHILVYETPEASGRYLCSSVVLDNNELVGLLTKQFPVFPIPRRLSNPYGKQAYQLNTSKLQGLGLKFKGVQEMFNDCVESLKAQGHLLECPL
- the LOC119302085 gene encoding uncharacterized protein LOC119302085 — encoded protein: MAQPEALSLAGRRVAFTTPQTTGGGGGEGYGGRLGALLRQRGAHPLPVPTIAIRAHEPDRLRPYLLPGALDPFAALAFTSRSGIAAFSRALPSSSSSAQLPLSDAASALPFTVAALGSDADLLDGAFLARLCRDAGRVAVLVPDVPTPAGLVEALGRGSGRRVLCPVPDVDGLREPPVVPDFLARLDAAGWTAVRAPAYTTCWAGPGCAERLVAPDAAAPDAIVFTSSAEVEGLLKGLDAAGWSWPRLRARWPDMVVAAHGPVTAEGVRRLGIEVDVVSSRFSSFHGVLDALAATFCSQQFKISSRFSAGSH